In a genomic window of Ipomoea triloba cultivar NCNSP0323 chromosome 3, ASM357664v1:
- the LOC116014365 gene encoding CCR4-NOT transcription complex subunit 11-like, producing MIGREESSTLLMLLKSGEDQGRLLEDIVGEFKSKFPPPRYFNACVSLALILEAKFLKPSQRLVAFAILHQVYSSQEPSSNPFSSLLVNAACDEDAEKYERAFILLLLGSANKKEVLKQSASDYMKSFDPSQYPFPQSEQLQQQFGVKALPEPFNCLFKSNSVKNVISDPDVPRVCDINSTGLDLQPGYKPKIGSGDVDETITGLLSNLSLEGLQPQWIRPCPPMLPVLDGELVWLNPDNSYDLLWDHGMCADTSRGAAVRELIAKALKGPLAPTQQEKVLFELANDPKLVYHCGLTPRKLPELVENNPVIAVEALVKLVNSPEIADYFTVLVNMEMSLHSMEVVNRLTQAVELPTEFIHMYITNCISSCENIKDRYMQNRLVRLVCVFLQSLIRNKIIDVQDLFIEVQAFCIEFSRIREAAGLFRLLKTLENNNNASP from the exons ATGATCGGAAGAGAAGAATCGAGCACACTGTTAATGTTGCTCAAATCGGGAGAAGATCAAGGCAGACTGTTGGAAGATATTGTTGGAGAGTTCAAATCGAAGTTCCCTCCACCTCGCTATTTCAATGCCTGTGTGTCTCTCGCTTTAATCCTCGAG GCTAAATTTCTTAAACCCTCTCAGCGGTTGGTTGCATTTGCAATTCTTCATCAAGTGTATTCTTCCCAAGAGCCTTCTTCAAATCCCTTCAGCTCTTTGCTTGTAAAT GCAGCATGTGATGAAGACGCTGAGAAATATGAAAGGGCATTTATTCTTCTGTTGCTGGGCTCTGCAAATAAAAAAGAG GTTTTAAAGCAGTCTGCTTCAGATTACATGAAAAGTTTTGATCCTTCTCAATAT CCTTTTCCACAAAGTGAACAGTTGCAACAACAGTTTGGTGTTAAAGCTTTACCAGAACCATTTAACTGCTTGTTCAAGAGCAACTCAGTCAAAAATGTCATTTCAGACCCTGATGTGCCTCGTGTATGTGATATCAATTCAACAGG GCTTGATTTGCAACCTGGATATAAACCTAAGATTGGATCTGGGGATGTTGATGAAACAATAACGGGGTTATTATCAAATCTGTCTCTGGAAGGTTTACAACCTCAATGGATAAGGCCATGCCCTCCTATGCTTCCAGTACTGGATGGCGAG CTAGTGTGGTTAAACCCTGATAATAGTTATGACCTTTTGTGGGATCATGGAATGTGTGCTGATACTAGCAGAGGAGCAGCAGTCAGGGAATTGATTGCAAAAGCTCTGAAGGGTCCTCTTGCTCCTACTCAACAAGAG AAAGTTTTGTTCGAGTTGGCAAATGACCCAAAACTTGTTTATCATTGTGGACTGACACCAAGAAAGCTGCCA GAGCTTGTTGAGAACAATCCTGTTATTGCAGTGGAAGCTCTTGTAAAGTTGGTGAATTCCCCTGAGATTGCTGA CTACTTTACAGTTCTTGTTAATATGGAAATGAGTCTGCATTCAATGGAAGTAGTTAACAGACTCACACAAGCAGTCGAACTACCAACTGAATTCATACATATGTATATCACCAATTGTATATCATCCTGTGAGAACATCAAG GATAGGTACATGCAGAACAGACTTGTAAGGCTTGTCTGTGTCTtccttcagagcttgatccGGAATAAGATAATTGACG TTCAAGATTTGTTTATTGAAGTCCAAGCATTTTGCATTGAGTTCTCAAGGATTAGGGAAGCAGCTGGGCTATTCAGGCTGCTTAAAACCTTAGAAAACAACAATAATGCCTCTCCATAG